Genomic DNA from Lentimicrobiaceae bacterium:
CAGGTTGATTCCCTTATCAATATTAAATCAAAAACCGAACTCATTGCCGATATTGTTGCATTGCTACAATCTCCTGCCAAAAATGTTATTTCCGCCCTTCAATCGGGAGGTCAGAATATTTCTGGCATACTAAAAACCTTATCGGAAAAAGCCGAATAGGTACTCTATAATTTCACAAAAGTAAAAAATTAATTAAATTATTGTAAAACAACTAAATCTATAATAAAATGGCAGATTTAAAAGCTTTTGCAGAACAACTGGTTAACTTAACCGTTAAAGAAGTAAACGAATTAGCAAAAATTTTAAAAGAAGAATACGGAATTGAACCCGCAGCAGCAGCACCAGTTATGGTAGCAGCAGCAGCAGGAAGTGGCGAAGCCGCAGCAGCCGAAGAAAAAACCCAATTTGATGTGGTTATTAAAAGCGCCGGACAATCAAAATTAGCCGTAGTTAAACTGGTGAAAGAACTCACCAGCCTTGGTTTAAAAGAAGCTAAAGAATTGGTTGATGCTGCTCCCAAAGCAATAAAAGAAGGTGTTAGCAAAGACGAAGCCGATGCACTGAAAACACAACTTGAAGAAGCTGGTGCTGAAGTAGAAATCAAATAAGAACCAGATTCGAAAGTATGAAAAGCGATAGACTGCATGCCTGCAAATGGCATTGCAGTCTGTTGTTTACCTGTTTGTACCGGACATGTTTTTATAGTTTTCAATTCTTCTAACTTACAAACCTAAAACCATTTGGCTTTGAATACCAACGAAAGAATAAATTTCAGCTCCTCAAAGATTCAATCTGAATACCCTGATTTCCTTGAGATTCAAGTAAAATCATTTCAGGATTTTTTCCAACTGGAAACCAATCCCGAAAATCGTGTTAATGAAGGACTTTACAAAGTTTTCTCCGAAAATTTCCCCATTACCGATGCAAGAAACAACTTCGTTCTCGAATTTCTTGACTATTTTATTGACCCCCCGCGCTATTCCATTGAAGAATGCATTGAACGTGGTCTCACGTATAGCGTGCCTTTAAAAGCAAAACTCAAACTGTATTGCACCGACCCCGAACACGAGGACTTTGAAACCATCATTCAGGATGTGTATCTGGGCATGATACCCTACATGACACCTAAGGGAACTTTCGTAATCAACGGAGCCGAAAGAGTTGTGGTATCACAGCTCCATCGCTCGCCCGGTGTATTTTTCGGAACAAGTTTCCATGCCAATGGTCAGCAGTTGTTTTCGGCAAGAATCATCCCCTTCAAAGGCTCGTGGATGGAATTTACCACCGACATAAACAATGTAATGTATGCTTACATTGACCGAAAGAAAAAATTACCCGTAACTACTCTGTTACGCGCCATCGGATATGAAAGTGATAAAGATATTCTCGAGATTTTCGACCTTGCAGAAGAAATAAAGGTAAGCAAAGCAGGATTGAAAAAAGTAGTAGGACGACATCTCGCCGCCCGTGTACTCAAATCATGGATAGAAGACTTTGTAGATGAAGATACCGGTGAAGTGGTTTCCATCGAAAGAACCGAGGTTATTATTGACCGCGAAACCATTCTTGAAACCAAACACATTGATTTAATAGTTGATGCAGGGATAAAAACCATACTGCTACACCGCGACGAAAACATTGCGCTCGACTATTCCATCATTTTTAATACATTACAAAAAGATACTGCCAACTCTGAAAAAGAAGCCGTCGAATTCATCTATCGTCAGCTTCGCAACGCAGAACCCCCCGACGAAGAAACAGCAAGAGGTATCATTGAAAAACTCTTCTTTTCCGACAAACGCTATGACCTTGGCGACGTGGGCAGGTACAGAATTAACAAAAAACTTAACCTCGACGTTTCGCTCGAAACCAAGGTTCTTACTAAAGAAGATATCATTTCCATCATCAAATACCTCATCGGACTTATCAACTTACGTACCGAAGTAGATGATATTGACCACCTGAGTAATCGTAGAGTACGTACCGTAGGCGAGCAACTATACAACCAGTTTGGTGTAGGTTTAGCCCGTATGGCACGTACCATACGTGAAAGAATGAATGTTCGCGATAATGAAGTTTTCACTCCCACCGATCTTATCAATGCAAAAACGCTGTCATCGGTAATCAATTCATTTTTCGGAACAAACCAGTTGTCGCAATTTATGGATCAAACCAATCCTCTTGCCGAACTTACCCACAAAAGAAGGGTTTCAGCATTAGGACCCGGAGGATTGTCGCGCGACAGAGCCGGATTTGAAGTACGCGACGTACACTATACCCACTACGGAAGACTTTGCACCATTGAAACCCCCGAAGGACCAAACATCGGGCTGATTTCATCACTTTGTGTGTATGCAAAAATCAACAAACTGGGATTCATCGAAACTCCCTACCTCAGAGTAGAAGAAGGCAGAGTACACTTCGACGAAAATCCTACATATCTTAGCGCTGAAGAAGAAGAAAATAAAATTATTGCCCAGGCAACCACACCAACTATTGAGGACGGAACTTTCAAAGATGAAAAAATTAAAGTTCGTTCTCTTGCCGATTATCCTATTGTCGAAAGAGAAAAAATAGACCTTATTGATGTGGCACCTAATCAAATAGCATCCATTGCAGCTTCTCTCATCCCCTTCCTTGAACATGACGATGCCAACCGTGCCCTTATGGGTTCAAACATGATGCGGCAGGCAGTCCCCCTGCTTAACCCGGAAGTACCTATTGTTGGTACCGGTATCGAAGGCCCGGTAGCCCGCGATTCACGCGTGCTGATAAATGCCGAAGGCGACGGAATAGTGGAATATGTTGATGCCGCCGAAATAACCATTCGGTATACGAGGGTTGAAAAAGAAAAACTCGTAAGCTTCGATGACGATGTACGCACTTACAACCTGACAAAATTTACCCGTACCAACCAAAACACTTCCGTTAACTTACGTCCCATCGTTAAAAAAGGACAAAAAGTTAAAAAAGGACAGGTGCTATGCGAAGGCTATGCAACTAAAGGAGGCGAACTGGCACTGGGCAGAAACCTGATGGTAGCCTTTATGCCTTGGAAAGGATACAATTTTGAAGATGCTATCGTTATTTCCGAACGCGTAGTGCGTGAAGATATTTTTACATCATTGCATATCGAAGAATTTACTCTCGAGGTACGCGATACCAAGCGTGGCGCCGAAGAACTCACTAACGATATTCCCAACGTAAGTGCAGAAGCAACCAAGGAACTCGACGAAAATGGGTTAATCAGAATTGGTGCCGACGTTAATGAAGGAGACATCCTTATCGGGAAAATCACCCCTAAAGGAGAAAGCGATCCTACACCCGAAGAAAAATTACTCAGGGCAATATTTGGCGATAAAGCGGGCGATGTAAAAGATGCCTCCCTGAAAGCCCCTCCTTCCATGAAAGGTGTAGTTATTGAGAAAAAACTTTTTTCAAGGATTTTCAAAGACAGAAAATCGAAAGCCAAAGAAAAAGATGTCATCAAAAAATTAGACGATGAATTTAACCGCGACAGTGAAAAACTGAAAACAAAACTGGTAGATAAACTGCTGGTTCTCGTAAGCGGAAAAACCTCGCAGGGCGTGTACAATAATTTTAAGGAAGAAGTTGTACAAAAGAAAGCCAAATTCCATCAAAAAATGCTGATGGGAATTGACTATATGAATGTTAACCCCAACAAATGGACAACAGACAAAGAAAAGAACGACCTGATAAAGGAACTCATCAATAATTATTCAATAAAATACAAGGAAATTCTTGGTATTTATAACCGTAAGAAATTTGTAGCTTCTGTTGGCGACGAATTACCCAACGGAATCGTTCAAATGGCAAAAGTGTATGTTGCAAAAAAACGCAAACTGAAAGTTGGGGACAAAATGGCGGGCAGACATGGGAACAAAGGTATCGTAGCCCGAATAGTACGCGACGAAGACATGCCTTTCCTTGCAGATGGAACCCCCGTCGACATAGTGCTGAACCCTCTGGGCGTACCCTCGCGTATGAACCTTGGACAAATTTACGAAACCGTTTTAGGCTGGGCAGGTAAAAAACTGGGAATGAAATTTGCAACCCCTATTTTTGACGGAGCCAGCATACAGCAAATCAATAATTACATGAATGAAGCCGAACTTCCCGACAACGGACAAATATATCTGTACGACGGAGGAACCGGTGAAAGATTTGACCAGCCTGCTACCGTAGGATACATCTATATGATGAAACTGCACCATATGGTTGACGACAAAATGCATGCAAGGTCAATAGGTCCCTATTCGCTGATTACACAACAACCTTTGGGCGGTAAAGCACAATTCGGAGGTCAACGATTCGGCGAAATGGAAGTTTGGGCTCTTGAAGCATTCGGAGCATCAAACATACTTCAGGAAATTCTTACTGTAAAATCAGACGATGTTGTGGGAAGAGCCAAAGCATATGAAGCCATAGTAAAAGGCGAAAATATGCCTATACCTGGTATTCCCGAATCCTTCAACGTTTTGGTTCACGAACTCAGGGGCTTATGCCTTAACATAACTTTTGATTAATGTTGAAGTTGAATGGAAAACATTCCGGTAAAATCAACTTATTTTTATAACAATCAGCATTATACACAATATGGCA
This window encodes:
- the rplL gene encoding 50S ribosomal protein L7/L12, producing MADLKAFAEQLVNLTVKEVNELAKILKEEYGIEPAAAAPVMVAAAAGSGEAAAAEEKTQFDVVIKSAGQSKLAVVKLVKELTSLGLKEAKELVDAAPKAIKEGVSKDEADALKTQLEEAGAEVEIK
- the rpoB gene encoding DNA-directed RNA polymerase subunit beta is translated as MALNTNERINFSSSKIQSEYPDFLEIQVKSFQDFFQLETNPENRVNEGLYKVFSENFPITDARNNFVLEFLDYFIDPPRYSIEECIERGLTYSVPLKAKLKLYCTDPEHEDFETIIQDVYLGMIPYMTPKGTFVINGAERVVVSQLHRSPGVFFGTSFHANGQQLFSARIIPFKGSWMEFTTDINNVMYAYIDRKKKLPVTTLLRAIGYESDKDILEIFDLAEEIKVSKAGLKKVVGRHLAARVLKSWIEDFVDEDTGEVVSIERTEVIIDRETILETKHIDLIVDAGIKTILLHRDENIALDYSIIFNTLQKDTANSEKEAVEFIYRQLRNAEPPDEETARGIIEKLFFSDKRYDLGDVGRYRINKKLNLDVSLETKVLTKEDIISIIKYLIGLINLRTEVDDIDHLSNRRVRTVGEQLYNQFGVGLARMARTIRERMNVRDNEVFTPTDLINAKTLSSVINSFFGTNQLSQFMDQTNPLAELTHKRRVSALGPGGLSRDRAGFEVRDVHYTHYGRLCTIETPEGPNIGLISSLCVYAKINKLGFIETPYLRVEEGRVHFDENPTYLSAEEEENKIIAQATTPTIEDGTFKDEKIKVRSLADYPIVEREKIDLIDVAPNQIASIAASLIPFLEHDDANRALMGSNMMRQAVPLLNPEVPIVGTGIEGPVARDSRVLINAEGDGIVEYVDAAEITIRYTRVEKEKLVSFDDDVRTYNLTKFTRTNQNTSVNLRPIVKKGQKVKKGQVLCEGYATKGGELALGRNLMVAFMPWKGYNFEDAIVISERVVREDIFTSLHIEEFTLEVRDTKRGAEELTNDIPNVSAEATKELDENGLIRIGADVNEGDILIGKITPKGESDPTPEEKLLRAIFGDKAGDVKDASLKAPPSMKGVVIEKKLFSRIFKDRKSKAKEKDVIKKLDDEFNRDSEKLKTKLVDKLLVLVSGKTSQGVYNNFKEEVVQKKAKFHQKMLMGIDYMNVNPNKWTTDKEKNDLIKELINNYSIKYKEILGIYNRKKFVASVGDELPNGIVQMAKVYVAKKRKLKVGDKMAGRHGNKGIVARIVRDEDMPFLADGTPVDIVLNPLGVPSRMNLGQIYETVLGWAGKKLGMKFATPIFDGASIQQINNYMNEAELPDNGQIYLYDGGTGERFDQPATVGYIYMMKLHHMVDDKMHARSIGPYSLITQQPLGGKAQFGGQRFGEMEVWALEAFGASNILQEILTVKSDDVVGRAKAYEAIVKGENMPIPGIPESFNVLVHELRGLCLNITFD